A region from the Ctenopharyngodon idella isolate HZGC_01 chromosome 13, HZGC01, whole genome shotgun sequence genome encodes:
- the LOC127525458 gene encoding THAP domain-containing protein 2-like: MNRHTVYKARDSSTGLHYSGLCTSATVRVEEMPSCDFCGYGPDENIVSFYKFPLQEEHRRHWIVNMGRDAEWTPSDSSFLCSAHFTPDCFESGSSRLHSDAIPTVFNFTQTTNQVLKDTENILPHQGPPESLDLSRSPCCDSFKHLQATERNYHLKLAAAQLQLKEYKKNLAEESRKATQWQKRAIVLQSAIRAMKQRGSIPATRKTSTPKTNNLD; encoded by the exons ATGAATAGACACACCGTGTATAAAGCACGCGATTCCTCAACAGGCCTTCATTACTCTGGTCTCTGTACTTCAGCTACCGTCAGAGTTGAGGAGATGCCATCGTGTGATTTCTGCGGATACGGACCGGATGAGAATATCGTCTCATTCTACAA ATTCCCATTACAAGAAGAGCATCGCCGCCATTGGATAGTGAATATGGGGAGGGACGCTGAATGGACGCCATCTGACTCCTCATTTTTGTGCTCCGCGCATTTCACTCCGGATTGTTTTGAATCTGGATCTTCGCGTTTACACTCAGACGCGATTCcgactgtatttaattttacacaGACCACG AATCAGGTTCTAAAGGACACTGAAAATATCCTTCCACACCAAGGACCACCTGAATCATTGGACTTATCCAGATCACCCTGCTGTGACTCTTTTAAACATCTGCAGGCAACAGAAAGAAATTACCATCTGAAATTAGCTGCTGCTCAGCTTCAGCTAAAAGAGTACAAAAAGAATCTAGCGGAAGAGTCACGGAAAGCAACGCAATGGCAGAAGAGAGCAATAGTTTTGCAGAGTGCAATTAGAGCAATGAAACAAAGGGGGTCAATACCTGCAACAAGAAAAACATCTACACCTAAAACTAATAATTTGGACTGA
- the fam219aa gene encoding protein FAM219A isoform X1, giving the protein MMEEIDRFQVPPVNPEMKLLDPAATSTLEAETGTREPESVTLNYKPSPLQVKIEKQRELARKGSVKNGTVGSPVNQQPKKNNVMARTRLVVPNKGYSSLDQSPDEKPLVALDTDSDDDFDMSRYSSSGYSSAEVRCLRDQQINQDLNIQLLKDGYRLDEIPDDEDLDLIPPKSVNPTCMCCQATSSTACQIQ; this is encoded by the exons ATGATGGAAGAAATTGACCGATTTCAAGTGCCACCAGTAAATCCAGAGATGAAGCTGCTG GATCCTGCAGCAACGTCCACTTTAGAGGCTGAAACAGGAACGAGAGAACCAGAGTCAGTCACTCTCAACTACAAGCCCTCCCCGCTGCAAGTAAAGATAG AGAAACAACGAGAACTTGCAAGGAAGGGCTCGGTGAAGAATGGAACTGTGGGTAGTCCAGTCAATCAGCAACCCAAGAAAAATAATGTTATGGCCAGAACAAG GTTGGTTGTACCTAATAAAGGCTATTCCTCCTTAGACCAGAGTCCAGATGAAAAGCCACTCGTAGCACTGGACACTGACAG TGACGATGACTTCGATATGTCCAGATACTCATCGTCTGGATATTCCTCAGCCGAGGTGAGATGTCTGAGGGACCAG CAAATAAACCAAGACTTAAACATCCAGCTCCTGAAGGATGGCTACCGATTGGACGAAATCCCAGATGATGAAGACCTGGACCTCATCCCCCCCAAATCAGTCAACCCTACCTGCATGTGCTGCCAAGCCACTTCCTCCACAGCCTGTCAAATTCAGTAA
- the fam219aa gene encoding protein FAM219A isoform X2 — MMEEIDRFQVPPVNPEMKLLDPAATSTLEAETGTREPESVTLNYKPSPLQVKIEKQRELARKGSVKNGTVGSPVNQQPKKNNVMARTRLVVPNKGYSSLDQSPDEKPLVALDTDSDDDFDMSRYSSSGYSSAEQINQDLNIQLLKDGYRLDEIPDDEDLDLIPPKSVNPTCMCCQATSSTACQIQ, encoded by the exons ATGATGGAAGAAATTGACCGATTTCAAGTGCCACCAGTAAATCCAGAGATGAAGCTGCTG GATCCTGCAGCAACGTCCACTTTAGAGGCTGAAACAGGAACGAGAGAACCAGAGTCAGTCACTCTCAACTACAAGCCCTCCCCGCTGCAAGTAAAGATAG AGAAACAACGAGAACTTGCAAGGAAGGGCTCGGTGAAGAATGGAACTGTGGGTAGTCCAGTCAATCAGCAACCCAAGAAAAATAATGTTATGGCCAGAACAAG GTTGGTTGTACCTAATAAAGGCTATTCCTCCTTAGACCAGAGTCCAGATGAAAAGCCACTCGTAGCACTGGACACTGACAG TGACGATGACTTCGATATGTCCAGATACTCATCGTCTGGATATTCCTCAGCCGAG CAAATAAACCAAGACTTAAACATCCAGCTCCTGAAGGATGGCTACCGATTGGACGAAATCCCAGATGATGAAGACCTGGACCTCATCCCCCCCAAATCAGTCAACCCTACCTGCATGTGCTGCCAAGCCACTTCCTCCACAGCCTGTCAAATTCAGTAA
- the LOC127525457 gene encoding outer dense fiber protein 2-like isoform X3: MQKKSRTSSSSPPLHVHVNETTPVHVHVKKSTKCSPTKTAQVKTKSGLHPTAKVKTRVPWIPPGKVSTREASYKWEGPSHRLEITPPQEPERSQSPLRIEDLSTDEEEALHGRINQYERKIDSLMTEVSSLKNEVELRKKEQLLERQSERLSASQRVIAEQEEELAEVARELEATEQENSRLRESMEKMLVENDFGRLERDSMQLDKDVLLRKLLEAEMDSSAAAKQVSALRETVSHMSRSEKKMSGSDSTLLTRQKELLLQKLETFESTNRALRHLLREQHSREMESLRLLEQKDTLLKRLSDVEEDNSRILVKLQDKEREVNQLTSLLESEKESAKTTSELSKVLESTRAHLQGQLRNKEAENSRLNVQIRNLERSISQQQGEVDHLQNQLRDLRQQAEADKDALKKATRAQKQRAQRSEDTVGQLSAQLMEIESQLADAVSAAENWSSRHAKEMKDKGQLEMEITLLNSRITDLTEQLHGQEEKARTEREGLLDRLHELNTESTTIRLENQSLKATLSALEEKLSLSQSEVQQVKVSVKQYESLVDSYKAQVQKTRAEADEYSARLQVAESEAQTVRDELDQEIQQVRKQLHGRLAELEPLPEALRHAELQLQEAHEKERLQERRNTELSTSLSELRIKVEQQGSLAEMLRHKNMLLLEENKQLQHKAEGLERKLEEVNSQNRDLIQVISKREETIHSNQVRLEEKSRECSILTRQLEEALDDARRQVTHTRERAASKERVTQSKIVDLETHLSRIKTELNQLQRAKEEAERRYQSRLQDVKDRLEQSDSTNRSLQNYVQFLKSSYVNVFGDPALTGSSFRTPSPI, translated from the exons atgcAGAAAAAATCAAGAACAAGCTCATCCTCCCCACCTCTGCACGTGCATGTGAACGAGACCACGCCTGTGCACGTGCATGTGAAGAAGAGCACAAAATGCAGCCCTACCAAGACAGCCCAG GTTAAGACAAAAAGTGGCTTGCATCCTACTGCTAAGGTAAAGACGAGGGTCCCATGGATCCCACCTGGCAAGGTCTCAACTCGAGAGGCCTCATATAAGTGGGAG GGACCAAGTCATCGTCTAGAGATAACGCCTCCACAGGAACCTGAACGCTCCCAGTCTCCTCTCCGAATTGAAGATCTTTCCACTGATGAGGAAGAAGCACTGCATGGACGCATAAATCAGTATGAGAGGAAGATCGACAGCCTGATGACAGAGGTCAGCTCTCTGAAAAATGAG GTAGAGCTTCGTAAGAAGGAGCAGCTGCTAGAGCGTCAGTCGGAGAGGTTGAGCGCATCGCAGCGTGTCATTGCTGAGCAGGAGGAGGAGCTTGCAGAGGTCGCCCGGGAGCTGGAGGCCACAGAACAGGAGAACTCCCGCCTACGGGAGTCCATGGAGAAGATGCTGGTGGAGAATGATTTTGGGAG ACTAGAAAGGGACAGTATGCAGCTAGACAAAGATGTTCTACTCAGAAAGCTGCTGGAAGCAGAGATGGACAGCAGTGCAGCCGCCAAGCAGGTGTCGGCTCTCCGTGAAACAGTCAGCCATATGTCCAGGAGT GAGAAAAAGATGTCAGGATCAGACTCAACACTCTTGACCCGACAGAAGGAGCTCTTGCTGCAGAAACTGGAGACTTTTGAGAGCACTAACAGAGCCCTCAGACATCTTCTGAGAGAACAACATAGTCGAGAG ATGGAGTCACTAAGACTCTTGGAGCAGAAAGACACGCTTTTGAAAAGACTTTCTGATGTGGAAGAAGACAATTCG CGTATTCTTGTAAAGCTtcaagacaaagagagagaggtcAACCAGCTCACTTCCTTGTTAGAGAGTGAAAAG GAGAGTGCAAAGACCACCAGTGAACTCTCCAAAGTTTTGGAGTCCACCCGAGCACATCTTCAGGGTCAACTACGCAATAAAGAGGCAGAGAATAGCCGCCTTAATGTTCAGATCAGG AATCTAGAGCGATCCATCAGCCAGCAGCAGGGGGAGGTAGATCACCTGCAGAATCAGTTGCGAGACCTCAGGCAGCAAGCGGAGGCTGACAAGGACGCCCTAAAGAAAGCCACGAGGGCACAGAAACAGCGGGCCCAGCGCAGTGAAGACACTGTGGGACAGCTCAGCGCCCAGCTCATGGAGATA GAATCACAGTTGGCAGATGCTGTGTCAGCTGCAGAGAACTGGAGCAGTCGCCACGCAAAAGAGATGAAGGACAAAGGACAGTTAGAGATGGAGATCACATTGTTGAACAG CCGTATTACAGACCTGACAGAACAGTTGCATGGGCAGGAAGAGAAAGCCCGAACTGAGAGAGAAGGACTCTTAGATCGCCTTCATGAGCTCAATACCGAGAGCACTACTATACGCCTGGAGAACCAGAGCCTTAAG GCCACTTTGTCTGCCTTGGAAGAGAAGTTGTCATTgtcccagtctgaggtccagcAGGTCAAAGTTTCCGTGAAACAGTACGAGAGCTTGGTGGACAGCTATAAAGCCCAG GTTCAGAAGACGCGTGCCGAAGCAGACGAGTACTCTGCACGCCTGCAGGTGGCTGAAAGTGAAGCTCAGACTGTAAGAGATGAGCTAGACCAGGAGATCCAGCAGGTCAGGAAGCAGCTCCACGGTCGTCTGGCGGAACTGGAGCCCCTTCCTGAAGCTCTAAGACATGCCGAACTCCAGTTGCAGGAAGCTCACGAGAAAGAGCGTTTGCAAGAGAGAAGAAACACAGAGCTCAGCACCTCCCTCTCAGAGCTACGTATTAAG GTGGAGCAACAGGGAAGTCTGGCAGAGATGTTGAGACACAAGAACATGTTGTTACTGGAAGAAAACAAGCAGCTTCAGCACAAAGCAGAGGGCCTTGAGCG GAAGCTAGAGGAGGTTAACTCACAAAATCGAGACCTCATCCAGGTGATTTCAAAACGTGAAGAGACTATTCATAGCAACCAGGTGCGTCTGGAAGAAAAGTCTCGGGAGTGCAGTATTCTGACTCGACAGCTGGAGGAGGCCCTGGACGATGCTCGTCGGCAG GTCACCCACACCAGGGAGCGAGCAGCCTCTAAAGAGCGTGTTACACAGTCCAAAATTGTCGACCTAGAGACTCACCTGAGCAGAAtaaaaactgaactgaatcagcTACAACGAGCCAAAGAGGAG GCTGAACGGAGGTACCAGAGCCGTTTACAAGACGTCAAGGACAGACTGGAGCAGTCCGACAGCACAAACCGCAGCCTCCAGAACTATGTCCAGTTCCTAAAATCTTCTTACGTCAATGTGTTTGGAGATCCAGCTCTCACTGGGTCCTCGTTCCGCACGCCTTCACCAATCTGA
- the LOC127525457 gene encoding outer dense fiber protein 2-like isoform X1, which produces MQKKSRTSSSSPPLHVHVNETTPVHVHVKKSTKCSPTKTAQVKTKSGLHPTAKVKTRVPWIPPGKVSTREASYKWEGPSHRLEITPPQEPERSQSPLRIEDLSTDEEEALHGRINQYERKIDSLMTEVSSLKNEVELRKKEQLLERQSERLSASQRVIAEQEEELAEVARELEATEQENSRLRESMEKMLVENDFGRLERDSMQLDKDVLLRKLLEAEMDSSAAAKQVSALRETVSHMSRSEKKMSGSDSTLLTRQKELLLQKLETFESTNRALRHLLREQHSREMESLRLLEQKDTLLKRLSDVEEDNSRILVKLQDKEREVNQLTSLLESEKESAKTTSELSKVLESTRAHLQGQLRNKEAENSRLNVQIRNLERSISQQQGEVDHLQNQLRDLRQQAEADKDALKKATRAQKQRAQRSEDTVGQLSAQLMEIVSGESQLADAVSAAENWSSRHAKEMKDKGQLEMEITLLNSRITDLTEQLHGQEEKARTEREGLLDRLHELNTESTTIRLENQSLKATLSALEEKLSLSQSEVQQVKVSVKQYESLVDSYKAQVQKTRAEADEYSARLQVAESEAQTVRDELDQEIQQVRKQLHGRLAELEPLPEALRHAELQLQEAHEKERLQERRNTELSTSLSELRIKVEQQGSLAEMLRHKNMLLLEENKQLQHKAEGLERKLEEVNSQNRDLIQVISKREETIHSNQVRLEEKSRECSILTRQLEEALDDARRQVTHTRERAASKERVTQSKIVDLETHLSRIKTELNQLQRAKEEAERRYQSRLQDVKDRLEQSDSTNRSLQNYVQFLKSSYVNVFGDPALTGSSFRTPSPI; this is translated from the exons atgcAGAAAAAATCAAGAACAAGCTCATCCTCCCCACCTCTGCACGTGCATGTGAACGAGACCACGCCTGTGCACGTGCATGTGAAGAAGAGCACAAAATGCAGCCCTACCAAGACAGCCCAG GTTAAGACAAAAAGTGGCTTGCATCCTACTGCTAAGGTAAAGACGAGGGTCCCATGGATCCCACCTGGCAAGGTCTCAACTCGAGAGGCCTCATATAAGTGGGAG GGACCAAGTCATCGTCTAGAGATAACGCCTCCACAGGAACCTGAACGCTCCCAGTCTCCTCTCCGAATTGAAGATCTTTCCACTGATGAGGAAGAAGCACTGCATGGACGCATAAATCAGTATGAGAGGAAGATCGACAGCCTGATGACAGAGGTCAGCTCTCTGAAAAATGAG GTAGAGCTTCGTAAGAAGGAGCAGCTGCTAGAGCGTCAGTCGGAGAGGTTGAGCGCATCGCAGCGTGTCATTGCTGAGCAGGAGGAGGAGCTTGCAGAGGTCGCCCGGGAGCTGGAGGCCACAGAACAGGAGAACTCCCGCCTACGGGAGTCCATGGAGAAGATGCTGGTGGAGAATGATTTTGGGAG ACTAGAAAGGGACAGTATGCAGCTAGACAAAGATGTTCTACTCAGAAAGCTGCTGGAAGCAGAGATGGACAGCAGTGCAGCCGCCAAGCAGGTGTCGGCTCTCCGTGAAACAGTCAGCCATATGTCCAGGAGT GAGAAAAAGATGTCAGGATCAGACTCAACACTCTTGACCCGACAGAAGGAGCTCTTGCTGCAGAAACTGGAGACTTTTGAGAGCACTAACAGAGCCCTCAGACATCTTCTGAGAGAACAACATAGTCGAGAG ATGGAGTCACTAAGACTCTTGGAGCAGAAAGACACGCTTTTGAAAAGACTTTCTGATGTGGAAGAAGACAATTCG CGTATTCTTGTAAAGCTtcaagacaaagagagagaggtcAACCAGCTCACTTCCTTGTTAGAGAGTGAAAAG GAGAGTGCAAAGACCACCAGTGAACTCTCCAAAGTTTTGGAGTCCACCCGAGCACATCTTCAGGGTCAACTACGCAATAAAGAGGCAGAGAATAGCCGCCTTAATGTTCAGATCAGG AATCTAGAGCGATCCATCAGCCAGCAGCAGGGGGAGGTAGATCACCTGCAGAATCAGTTGCGAGACCTCAGGCAGCAAGCGGAGGCTGACAAGGACGCCCTAAAGAAAGCCACGAGGGCACAGAAACAGCGGGCCCAGCGCAGTGAAGACACTGTGGGACAGCTCAGCGCCCAGCTCATGGAGATAGTGAGTGGA GAATCACAGTTGGCAGATGCTGTGTCAGCTGCAGAGAACTGGAGCAGTCGCCACGCAAAAGAGATGAAGGACAAAGGACAGTTAGAGATGGAGATCACATTGTTGAACAG CCGTATTACAGACCTGACAGAACAGTTGCATGGGCAGGAAGAGAAAGCCCGAACTGAGAGAGAAGGACTCTTAGATCGCCTTCATGAGCTCAATACCGAGAGCACTACTATACGCCTGGAGAACCAGAGCCTTAAG GCCACTTTGTCTGCCTTGGAAGAGAAGTTGTCATTgtcccagtctgaggtccagcAGGTCAAAGTTTCCGTGAAACAGTACGAGAGCTTGGTGGACAGCTATAAAGCCCAG GTTCAGAAGACGCGTGCCGAAGCAGACGAGTACTCTGCACGCCTGCAGGTGGCTGAAAGTGAAGCTCAGACTGTAAGAGATGAGCTAGACCAGGAGATCCAGCAGGTCAGGAAGCAGCTCCACGGTCGTCTGGCGGAACTGGAGCCCCTTCCTGAAGCTCTAAGACATGCCGAACTCCAGTTGCAGGAAGCTCACGAGAAAGAGCGTTTGCAAGAGAGAAGAAACACAGAGCTCAGCACCTCCCTCTCAGAGCTACGTATTAAG GTGGAGCAACAGGGAAGTCTGGCAGAGATGTTGAGACACAAGAACATGTTGTTACTGGAAGAAAACAAGCAGCTTCAGCACAAAGCAGAGGGCCTTGAGCG GAAGCTAGAGGAGGTTAACTCACAAAATCGAGACCTCATCCAGGTGATTTCAAAACGTGAAGAGACTATTCATAGCAACCAGGTGCGTCTGGAAGAAAAGTCTCGGGAGTGCAGTATTCTGACTCGACAGCTGGAGGAGGCCCTGGACGATGCTCGTCGGCAG GTCACCCACACCAGGGAGCGAGCAGCCTCTAAAGAGCGTGTTACACAGTCCAAAATTGTCGACCTAGAGACTCACCTGAGCAGAAtaaaaactgaactgaatcagcTACAACGAGCCAAAGAGGAG GCTGAACGGAGGTACCAGAGCCGTTTACAAGACGTCAAGGACAGACTGGAGCAGTCCGACAGCACAAACCGCAGCCTCCAGAACTATGTCCAGTTCCTAAAATCTTCTTACGTCAATGTGTTTGGAGATCCAGCTCTCACTGGGTCCTCGTTCCGCACGCCTTCACCAATCTGA
- the LOC127525457 gene encoding outer dense fiber protein 2-like isoform X2, whose amino-acid sequence MKKSRTSSSSPPLHVHVNETTPVHVHVKKSTKCSPTKTAQVKTKSGLHPTAKVKTRVPWIPPGKVSTREASYKWEGPSHRLEITPPQEPERSQSPLRIEDLSTDEEEALHGRINQYERKIDSLMTEVSSLKNEVELRKKEQLLERQSERLSASQRVIAEQEEELAEVARELEATEQENSRLRESMEKMLVENDFGRLERDSMQLDKDVLLRKLLEAEMDSSAAAKQVSALRETVSHMSRSEKKMSGSDSTLLTRQKELLLQKLETFESTNRALRHLLREQHSREMESLRLLEQKDTLLKRLSDVEEDNSRILVKLQDKEREVNQLTSLLESEKESAKTTSELSKVLESTRAHLQGQLRNKEAENSRLNVQIRNLERSISQQQGEVDHLQNQLRDLRQQAEADKDALKKATRAQKQRAQRSEDTVGQLSAQLMEIVSGESQLADAVSAAENWSSRHAKEMKDKGQLEMEITLLNSRITDLTEQLHGQEEKARTEREGLLDRLHELNTESTTIRLENQSLKATLSALEEKLSLSQSEVQQVKVSVKQYESLVDSYKAQVQKTRAEADEYSARLQVAESEAQTVRDELDQEIQQVRKQLHGRLAELEPLPEALRHAELQLQEAHEKERLQERRNTELSTSLSELRIKVEQQGSLAEMLRHKNMLLLEENKQLQHKAEGLERKLEEVNSQNRDLIQVISKREETIHSNQVRLEEKSRECSILTRQLEEALDDARRQVTHTRERAASKERVTQSKIVDLETHLSRIKTELNQLQRAKEEAERRYQSRLQDVKDRLEQSDSTNRSLQNYVQFLKSSYVNVFGDPALTGSSFRTPSPI is encoded by the exons ATG AAAAAATCAAGAACAAGCTCATCCTCCCCACCTCTGCACGTGCATGTGAACGAGACCACGCCTGTGCACGTGCATGTGAAGAAGAGCACAAAATGCAGCCCTACCAAGACAGCCCAG GTTAAGACAAAAAGTGGCTTGCATCCTACTGCTAAGGTAAAGACGAGGGTCCCATGGATCCCACCTGGCAAGGTCTCAACTCGAGAGGCCTCATATAAGTGGGAG GGACCAAGTCATCGTCTAGAGATAACGCCTCCACAGGAACCTGAACGCTCCCAGTCTCCTCTCCGAATTGAAGATCTTTCCACTGATGAGGAAGAAGCACTGCATGGACGCATAAATCAGTATGAGAGGAAGATCGACAGCCTGATGACAGAGGTCAGCTCTCTGAAAAATGAG GTAGAGCTTCGTAAGAAGGAGCAGCTGCTAGAGCGTCAGTCGGAGAGGTTGAGCGCATCGCAGCGTGTCATTGCTGAGCAGGAGGAGGAGCTTGCAGAGGTCGCCCGGGAGCTGGAGGCCACAGAACAGGAGAACTCCCGCCTACGGGAGTCCATGGAGAAGATGCTGGTGGAGAATGATTTTGGGAG ACTAGAAAGGGACAGTATGCAGCTAGACAAAGATGTTCTACTCAGAAAGCTGCTGGAAGCAGAGATGGACAGCAGTGCAGCCGCCAAGCAGGTGTCGGCTCTCCGTGAAACAGTCAGCCATATGTCCAGGAGT GAGAAAAAGATGTCAGGATCAGACTCAACACTCTTGACCCGACAGAAGGAGCTCTTGCTGCAGAAACTGGAGACTTTTGAGAGCACTAACAGAGCCCTCAGACATCTTCTGAGAGAACAACATAGTCGAGAG ATGGAGTCACTAAGACTCTTGGAGCAGAAAGACACGCTTTTGAAAAGACTTTCTGATGTGGAAGAAGACAATTCG CGTATTCTTGTAAAGCTtcaagacaaagagagagaggtcAACCAGCTCACTTCCTTGTTAGAGAGTGAAAAG GAGAGTGCAAAGACCACCAGTGAACTCTCCAAAGTTTTGGAGTCCACCCGAGCACATCTTCAGGGTCAACTACGCAATAAAGAGGCAGAGAATAGCCGCCTTAATGTTCAGATCAGG AATCTAGAGCGATCCATCAGCCAGCAGCAGGGGGAGGTAGATCACCTGCAGAATCAGTTGCGAGACCTCAGGCAGCAAGCGGAGGCTGACAAGGACGCCCTAAAGAAAGCCACGAGGGCACAGAAACAGCGGGCCCAGCGCAGTGAAGACACTGTGGGACAGCTCAGCGCCCAGCTCATGGAGATAGTGAGTGGA GAATCACAGTTGGCAGATGCTGTGTCAGCTGCAGAGAACTGGAGCAGTCGCCACGCAAAAGAGATGAAGGACAAAGGACAGTTAGAGATGGAGATCACATTGTTGAACAG CCGTATTACAGACCTGACAGAACAGTTGCATGGGCAGGAAGAGAAAGCCCGAACTGAGAGAGAAGGACTCTTAGATCGCCTTCATGAGCTCAATACCGAGAGCACTACTATACGCCTGGAGAACCAGAGCCTTAAG GCCACTTTGTCTGCCTTGGAAGAGAAGTTGTCATTgtcccagtctgaggtccagcAGGTCAAAGTTTCCGTGAAACAGTACGAGAGCTTGGTGGACAGCTATAAAGCCCAG GTTCAGAAGACGCGTGCCGAAGCAGACGAGTACTCTGCACGCCTGCAGGTGGCTGAAAGTGAAGCTCAGACTGTAAGAGATGAGCTAGACCAGGAGATCCAGCAGGTCAGGAAGCAGCTCCACGGTCGTCTGGCGGAACTGGAGCCCCTTCCTGAAGCTCTAAGACATGCCGAACTCCAGTTGCAGGAAGCTCACGAGAAAGAGCGTTTGCAAGAGAGAAGAAACACAGAGCTCAGCACCTCCCTCTCAGAGCTACGTATTAAG GTGGAGCAACAGGGAAGTCTGGCAGAGATGTTGAGACACAAGAACATGTTGTTACTGGAAGAAAACAAGCAGCTTCAGCACAAAGCAGAGGGCCTTGAGCG GAAGCTAGAGGAGGTTAACTCACAAAATCGAGACCTCATCCAGGTGATTTCAAAACGTGAAGAGACTATTCATAGCAACCAGGTGCGTCTGGAAGAAAAGTCTCGGGAGTGCAGTATTCTGACTCGACAGCTGGAGGAGGCCCTGGACGATGCTCGTCGGCAG GTCACCCACACCAGGGAGCGAGCAGCCTCTAAAGAGCGTGTTACACAGTCCAAAATTGTCGACCTAGAGACTCACCTGAGCAGAAtaaaaactgaactgaatcagcTACAACGAGCCAAAGAGGAG GCTGAACGGAGGTACCAGAGCCGTTTACAAGACGTCAAGGACAGACTGGAGCAGTCCGACAGCACAAACCGCAGCCTCCAGAACTATGTCCAGTTCCTAAAATCTTCTTACGTCAATGTGTTTGGAGATCCAGCTCTCACTGGGTCCTCGTTCCGCACGCCTTCACCAATCTGA